From the genome of Pelobates fuscus isolate aPelFus1 chromosome 6, aPelFus1.pri, whole genome shotgun sequence, one region includes:
- the LOC134615276 gene encoding N-acetyltransferase 8-like isoform X3, with amino-acid sequence MSDYRIRLYQDSDYDSARDLFAQGTLEHHRVAFNHAFTLPHIWIFMLVVLVLPILIFQSFMLSILCVLLPLVALWFGTRDLYGSYVKHALSDDMLDVKKYYLQRDGYCFWVAESAGEVVGIVAATPSFYAGGERHLELKRMSVAQSHRGRGIAKALCRTLIDFARKRGCEAVILETTTGHLAAHVLYQSMGFKFQHSTFLKHPLAKVVDFKFFLYKFDIPSSP; translated from the coding sequence ATGTCTGATTACCGGATTCGTCTGTACCAGGACTCGGACTATGACAGTGCGAGAGATCTTTTTGCGCAAGGCACCCTGGAGCACCATCGAGTGGCCTTCAACCATGCCTTCACACTGCCACACATTTGGATTTTTATGCTTGTCGTTTTAGTTCTTCCGATACTAATATTCCAATCATTTATGTTGTCCATTCTGTGTGTTCTCCTGCCGTTAGTTGCTTTGTGGTTTGGTACAAGAGATCTGTATGGATCCTATGTTAAACATGCCCTTTCCGATGACATGTTGGATGTCAAGAAGTACTACCTGCAGAGGGATGGTTACTGCTTCTGGGTGGCAGAGTCTGCTGGAGAAGTCGTGGGTATTGTAGCAGCTACACCATCCTTTTACGCTGGAGGAGAACGGCACCTAGAGCTAAAGAGGATGTCAGTTGCCCAGAGCCATAGAGGCAGAGGGATTGCAAAGGCCTTGTGCAGGACGCTCATTGATTTTGCACGAAAACGTGGGTGTGAAGCCGTGATCTTGGAGACCACCACAGGCCACCTGGCAGCTCACGTCTTGTACCAAAGCATGGGATTCAAGTTTCAACATTCAACTTTTCTAAAACACCCCCTTGCAAAAGTcgtggattttaagttttttttatacaaatttgACATTCCAAGTAGTCCATGA
- the LOC134615276 gene encoding probable N-acetyltransferase CML1 isoform X1 codes for MSDYHIRLYQDSDYDRVRDLFAKGILEHTQVAFNHALTLPHVWIFITGVFLLPLLASCSFIISVLSVFLVLAGLWLGTRYLYISYVTYTLSDDMLDVKKYYLQRDGYCFWVAESVGEVVGTVAATPSFYPGGERHLELKRMSVAQSHRGKGIAKALCRTLIDFARKRGCEAVILETSHSQRAAQILYEAMGFRLQSSYVIEHIFGKAVNFKVEKCLITGFVCTRTRTMTVREIFLRKAPWSTIEWPSTMPSHCHTFGFLCLSF; via the exons ATGTCTGATTACCATATCCGGCTGTACCAGGACTCTGATTATGACAGGGTGAGAGACCTCTTTGCAAAAGGCATTCTGGAACACACACAAGTGGCCTTCAACCATGCCCTCACCCTTCCACACGTTTGGATTTTTATAACTGGTGtttttcttcttcctcttctgGCCTCATGTTCATTTATAATCTCCGTTCTGTCTGTTTTTCTGGTTTTAGCTGGTTTGTGGTTAGGCACTCgatatctctatatatcttaTGTTACATACACTCTTTCCGATGACATGTTGGATGTCAAGAAGTACTACCTGCAGAGGGATGGTTACTGCTTCTGGGTGGCTGAGTCTGTTGGAGAAGTCGTGGGTACTGTAGCGGCTACACCATCCTTTTACCCTGGAGGAGAAAGGCACCTAGAGCTAAAGAGGATGTCAGTTGCCCAGAGCCATAGAGGCAAAGGGATTGCAAAGGCCTTGTGCAGGACGCTCATTGATTTTGCACGAAAACGTGGGTGTGAAGCCGTGATCTTGGAGACCTCACATAGCCAACGTGCAGCTCAAATCCTGTACGAAGCAATGGGATTCAGATTGCAATCCTCATATGTTATAGAACACATTTTTGGAAAAGCAGTGAATTTTAAG GTGGAAAAATGTCTGATTACCGGATTCGTCTGTACCAGGACTCGGACTATGACAGTGCGAGAGATCTTTTTGCGCAAGGCACCCTGGAGCACCATCGAGTGGCCTTCAACCATGCCTTCACACTGCCACACATTTGGATTTTTATGCTTGTCGTTTTAG
- the LOC134615276 gene encoding probable N-acetyltransferase CML1 isoform X2, whose product MSDYHIRLYQDSDYDRVRDLFAKGILEHTQVAFNHALTLPHVWIFITGVFLLPLLASCSFIISVLSVFLVLAGLWLGTRYLYISYVTYTLSDDMLDVKKYYLQRDGYCFWVAESVGEVVGTVAATPSFYPGGERHLELKRMSVAQSHRGKGIAKALCRTLIDFARKRGCEAVILETSHSQRAAQILYEAMGFRLQSSYVIEHIFGKAVNFKVLTYRYDIPTNKL is encoded by the coding sequence ATGTCTGATTACCATATCCGGCTGTACCAGGACTCTGATTATGACAGGGTGAGAGACCTCTTTGCAAAAGGCATTCTGGAACACACACAAGTGGCCTTCAACCATGCCCTCACCCTTCCACACGTTTGGATTTTTATAACTGGTGtttttcttcttcctcttctgGCCTCATGTTCATTTATAATCTCCGTTCTGTCTGTTTTTCTGGTTTTAGCTGGTTTGTGGTTAGGCACTCgatatctctatatatcttaTGTTACATACACTCTTTCCGATGACATGTTGGATGTCAAGAAGTACTACCTGCAGAGGGATGGTTACTGCTTCTGGGTGGCTGAGTCTGTTGGAGAAGTCGTGGGTACTGTAGCGGCTACACCATCCTTTTACCCTGGAGGAGAAAGGCACCTAGAGCTAAAGAGGATGTCAGTTGCCCAGAGCCATAGAGGCAAAGGGATTGCAAAGGCCTTGTGCAGGACGCTCATTGATTTTGCACGAAAACGTGGGTGTGAAGCCGTGATCTTGGAGACCTCACATAGCCAACGTGCAGCTCAAATCCTGTACGAAGCAATGGGATTCAGATTGCAATCCTCATATGTTATAGAACACATTTTTGGAAAAGCAGTGAATTTTAAGGTTTTAACATACAGATATGACATCCCAACAAATAAACTGTGA